Within Ovis aries strain OAR_USU_Benz2616 breed Rambouillet chromosome 11, ARS-UI_Ramb_v3.0, whole genome shotgun sequence, the genomic segment ACACTAAAAGAACATCTGAGTTTCAGCAGCTGCACATTCAAAGCACCAAGCCTAGGCCCCTCCCACCAGTTACCGTCTTCCCCttcagtctcctctctcctgagAATCTCTCTTAAACCAGGGTCCAGCGTGGCTAACACTCATTTCCTCCAGAAAGCCTTTCTTCATCCCACTTGGGCTGCTTACATTGTTCAGTGATGGGGAAAGGAAGCACTCTAGACTGAAGTCTGAGTCGCAAACCTTCCAGCATATGCTTTGCAAGAAGTGCTGTGCTGTCTGGGCATCCTGTTTCTAGAGAATTCCGCCCTCGGTTTCTCTTCGTAGTGTCTTCGGTATGTCTGGGTATGTGTGAGCTGTTTTCCCCTTTAGACCGGTGCCTCTAGTGGGGCAGAGCCTGGTGACtgattcctctcctctctctaaCCCCATCAGCTGCCCCTAAAGGCACTCACTATAAAGTTCTTTCCCAGAAAGAGGAATAAAGATCACCAGactaggctttcctggtggctcagtggtaaagaatctgcctgccaacgcaggagacacaggtttgatccctggtccaggaaaactCCATATGcctcagagtaactaagcctgtatgccacaaccATTGAGCGTgtggctctagagcctgggaactgcaactaccgagcccaccTGCTGCAGCCACTGAATCCTGTGTGCctcgagcccatgctctgcaacaagagaagccaccgcaacgagaagccggCGCACTGCacgtagagagtagcccccgcttgccccAACTACAGACAAGCCcatacagcagtgaagacccagcacagccaaaaataaaaagaaagaaagaaaaactataaaaagaaaattccctaaaaagaaagaaaaaaaaagatcaccagGTTCTTCAGGCATTTACCTACCTGTCCCCCAAGGATCCTACTCTTTCCCACTTCTCCCCAGAACCAAGTGGCTGTTGTGGAAAATCAACAACTACCTGGGTCAGCTTCGGGATGCTCCTGGCTCTCCGGCCGACAGTACTTTCCGAATGCCTCCTCCTTTGGAATGTCAGGGTAGAGATAGACCAGCGGAGACACCAGGATATTGGTGGCATCCATGATCTTATAGCCCATGATGATTTCAGCAAATGACATGTTGTTCAGCTGCTGTTTGGTGTAAGGTTCCACTGACTGGATCTGGGTCTTGCCTGTCATGGGATATGGGAAGAGAAGACTCAGGTGATCTTAGAGAAGACTGCCTGATTGATTTTCCCTTGAGGGGGAAAGGCTTATACCAACCTAGTGTTCGAGACCCTGAATATTCTGCCCAGTCGTCTGGCGCTGTGGAAATGTTCAGCTGGCTTCGGGAGAAGCTATTCAGCTGGGCCACAAGTAACATACTTGAGTAATTACTTTCATAAGATATACGAACAGAGTGGGTAAGAAAGGAGATGAAGAATACAATTTAAATagcaaatttcaaaaaaaattaccAATTTCTAGGCAAATATTAGCCCCCTGAtggaagcctcttgatgaaagtgaaagaggagagtgaaaaagttggcttaaagctcaacattcagaaaacaaagatcatggcatctggtcccatcacttcatgggaaacagatggggcaacagtggaaacagggtcagactttattttggggggctttaaaatcactgcagatggtgattgcagccatgaaattaaaagacgcttactccctggaaggaaagttatgaacaacctagatagcatattcaaaagcagagatattactttgccaacaagggtccgtctagtcaaagctatggtttttccagtggtcatgtatggatgtgagagttggactgtgaagaaggctgggcaccgaagaattgatgcttttgaactgtggtgttggagaagactcttgagagtcccttggactgcaaggagatccaaccagtccattctgaaggagatcagtcctgggtgttctttggaaggaatgatgctaaagctgaaactccagtactctggccacctcatgcgaagagttgactcattggaaaagactctgatgctgggagggattgggggcaggaggaggaggaggaggggatgacagaggatgagatggctggatggcctcaccgattcgatggacatgagtttgagtgaactccaggagttggtgatggacagggaggcctggtgtgctgcaattcatggggttgcaaagagtcagacacgactgagcgactgaactgaactgattagccCCTTGCGGGGAGCAAAATAAAACTGGCAAACCAATCCTCCAGCTGGAAGAATTTAGAGAAGCCAAGTCTTCCCATCTCATAAAACTGATCACCGGGTACCTTCCAAGTCTGAGGCAGGGGAGTGCGAGGCCATCCCCGCCCACAAGGGGGCAGCAGGTGCCTGAAACTAGCAGCAGCCAAGGCCAGCCACAGCCGTGCTGGCCACCAGTTGGGGTGCGGAATCGCTAAGCTTACCGCTGATGTCCTTCTCCACCCAGGTGAAGGTGACTCCTCCTTCTTTGCTGCTTTCACTGAATCTCAACAGGAAGGTGCCTGGGGGCTTAGTGCTCAAGATGGCCCGTTCCCTCTCCTTGCTGATGAAGCCCATTATATACCTGGAGACAGAGAGGAGCAACAGCAAGGTTGGGGCTGAGGGACCTCTGGTATGCAGCCAGCCTGCTGGCAGAGTAGGGGACTTGTCACCCCTGTGTGTTCTGTCAGACACAAGAGTTCCAACCTACCCTTCGTTCCAAAGGGCCAGGATGTACTTTTTCACCAGGTCAATGATGTTGTCCAGCCAGACCCAGAAGGAGAAGCCCTTGCCAGCCATGTTTTCCTGGAGAAAAGAGTAATGGGAAAGCTCAGTTCCCCACCTCCCTGGGCTCTTCCTTTAAGGGGGTGAGGTGCCACCAAAATCCTCAAGCCCATCTACCCTCAGGCAGGTCCTCTTGGCCGCCAGACCAAGAGTCCGGGGCCTTCAGGCCCACTGCCCTCCACAACATCCCCACAGCTAAGtgtccctgccccctcctcctcctatgAGGCAGCCTCATGGATGGAGTTCACACGGTGGCTTACTTTGCAAAATTTAGCCCATGTGATCTGACACCCTGAATAGTTCACACCAggtcctgaaattaaaaaaaaaaaaaaaaagtcataggaTTTGCAGTTTTAAATCCAGATCTTTCTTCaaatagaacacacacacaactgtccCACAACATGCCCTGAAACTTGCTCTTCATGTATTTGAATGTTGCCACTGTTGCGTGCATACATATGCACCCCTCCCACACACCCAATCCCATCATTTGATGCCCCCTAAGTTGTTGTTCAGCAGAGGTGGTAGGTGATATATCAAGTCCTTGCTGCCCTTTCTAGCCTCGTGTGGCAGTCTGGGGATCAGCAGAACACACTAAGAAGCTGACAGCTTGAGTTACAGGGTCACGTTTAGTCATGcatgttcaggcgctcagtcatgtctgactgtagcCCTACCAGGttcctttccatgggatttcccaggcaagaatactggagtgggttatcatttcctcctccaggggatcttcccgacccaagggtcaaatccaagtctcctgcattggcaggtggattctttaccattgaggcaCCTGGGTAGCCCATGTTTAGTGGCAGCGCAGGACAAAGCACAGATGGCACGTAAAACATTCTAAGACttttttcttccaggaaaaaaaaataaaaacaagctacattttcttgaagaaacagACAGGGATGCCAAGCCTTTAGCTctaacatacatttaaaataccTTCCTAAGGCTGGACAAAGTACCCAGGGAGACAGCCACCAACAGAAAAGAAATCTGCCTCCCGTCTCATAAAAGTGATCACCAGCCGCAAACCTCCGCTGCGACCTGACTCCAGGGCCTGCTGGAGCACACGTGCTCTGCCCAGCGCCTTGCTCAGTCAACTCTCCTCAATGAACAGCCCCACGAGCCAGATTCCTTTTACAAGGAGAGCAAAGGGAGGAGAGGTCAAGGGCTGACCTAAGAGCTTCTCCGCCAGCGTCGTCAACTGCTCGATGCTCAGCCCGCGCTTGGTGGTAGAGGAGAACTGCCAGCTCAGCACCTCGGCCACTTGATCCCACGTTCCGATCGGGGGTTTGGTGAAAAAGTTCACGTTCTATTGGAAATGACACATTCGCTCCTTTAGATGAAAGGGTGGCGCCTGCTGGGCGGCAGCCCCGAGGCACCAAGGAGCCTCCGGAGAACCCGGGCCCCCGACTCACCTTGGGGTTGTTGGTCAGCATGTTGTACCATAGGATGGACGCCCAGGCGTTGGGCATCTGACAGATGTTGGAGATCACCACCACTGGCAATGAGTGCGTCTGTGGAGGGAGCGGGCAATGATTTGGGGAGGCAGAGGGCCCTTGAGGCTCCAGAAACCTCTTCACCCGCATCTCGCAGGGTTCGAAATAAAAGGAGAGGTCGTGGAGTACACTTGCTGCCAGCCCTCAGGAAGCGGTGGGGCCCGGTCAGCTCGACACCCAGCGTGGAGAGTAGGCTGAACTCAGGGGCTGTCTGAGTATCACCAGGAATTTATAAAGCTGACTCCTCACAGTGGACTCACAGTCCACAGACTCCCCATTTATAAAACTTGGAAGGCATTCACGAATTGAAGCTGTGAAAagagtgcaagttgctcagtagtgtccaactctgcgactccatggcctatacagtccatggagttctccaggccaggatactggagtgggtagcctttcccttctccaggggatcttcccaacccaggggaatcgaacccaagtctcccacattgctgtaCTGAAGCTGTATCTGCCCATTTAATAGAGAGGTCCCAGGAATCAAAGACTAGGGTTCTTGCTTTTTCAGGTGTATCTTTAATTTAAAGATCAAGAAAGTTGGGGAAAGAGCAGGTAAATGCCGCGATTGTTTGAAAGACTATTTTGCCCAAACTGTATAAAGTTGGCTATAATCAATTCCTAAATACAAGTTTTTACATCAAGTTTGCTGGAACCTGAGTAGACACGTATCTTCTAAGCACTCAGGCAAGATACTAACGAATTCttggagaaaaagaagcaaatgtaaaCACAGTGCTGAGTAAAGAGTCATCATTCCACCTTCTGGAGTGAAAACCCTGACTAGAAGCCTCATCCTGAACCATCCTGCAGGCAGTTCTACCCAGTTCTGTGCAGAACTCACCTCCAGGTCGATCTTGAGGCCTTGGTGATACACCTCAGTCTCAAAGGTGATCAGGTGCAGCTCCTCGGTCACAATCAGGGAGGCCTACAAGAATGAGAAGGATGCCTTTCCTCAGAGAGGATGGCATTGAGTCCTGGCAGCCTTCACTACACCGTCCTGAGGTGCAATCCGCCCGGTGGCCATGGATACAACTGGAGCACATGGTCTTGCCAACTCTCCGACTCGCCAGTGCTTTCATCTACAACCTGATCTCTTACCGGCTTTATGATGATACTATGGAGATCCGACTGCTCATGGATAAAATGGGAACAGCATAATGGCACAAGAGTGAACACCCCCAGTTTAAGGCAGAGACCATCACCACGGAGGTTCTCTCAGTGCCCTTCCCAACTCCATCCCTCCCTGAGCCTCCTACCTCAGAAGTGCTTGCTATTTTGTCTTTTGAGTTTGTCATTTCCTAGCccttctttatggttttcttGCATTTATATCTCTAAACAATGTATGTGTTgtttaatttggggggggggttgtgAATCTCATACATATGGAAGTATACCCTGTGCCTTCTTTTGTGACTCGCTTTTCACACCTATGTAATTGTGTACACCTGCAATTTATCCATTTTCATAGCTGTATAGTATTCCATCACCTGCCTATACCACAGATCACTGATCCACTCTAGTGCTGTTGACATATGGGTTGCATTTAGGGCTTACAATTAGGCTATTGGGACATGAAATGTATGTCTCCTGGCACCAGCAAAGATTTCTCTACTGTTAAATCCTGAGAGTGGCACTGCTGGTATATAGGGTATGTTCATTTTCATAATGCCCAGTTGTTTTTCAAAGTGATTGTAACAACTGATACACCAGCAACATAGCGACTATTTTGAACGAGAACTGTCAGTGAATTATTAGAAATtccaattcatattttaaaatgtcctttctcTCATTACAAAAGAAATACACGTGGTAGACATTCCTCTGGAATTTTGTAATGCAGACATGAATGGCCAAAAAACAATTATACTAGTATACTACTCAAattactttgcattttttttctcaataaatatgCCACAACCTCACTCTTTAACTGCTGTCAAGTCTTATAGattcagtttggtttttttttaaaggcccgCTACATTCTAGAGAAGAGGGTAAGAATGGCTCAGGAGACAAAAAGAATAGGGTGTCacaattatataaaaaagatttaaaaccaGTGCTTGGTCacatttactttctctttttttaagtttattctttttgggggggggccATATAGttcgtggaatcttagtttcccaaccaagaattgaacccaggcccatggTAGTGAAGGccccgagtcttaaccactgaatcaccaaggaattcccttaaGTTTATTCTTAACATTAAGAATCCAAGAATCTGAGTCAatgggagacagagaagaaacaagGTAGGTAAAGAACAAGAGAGTTTGCTGTTTCTCTTTTGGTAAAATGTTTAACTTGGATGTGTTGAAACCCATCCCACCTCAGTGACCAAAAGAGAGCATCAAAAGCTGAGACAATCCGTGTCAGTGCACAGAAGTTGGAAGGGGAATTTGGAAAGTCCCAGGCATGGCGGAAGGCTCCTTTTCTACCAAATGGGTGTGGGCAAGGGACTTTACACTCCTTAAAGATGAGCTAACTCTCCGGACAATCAAGGAAATGCACTGAGCCAGAACTCCTCCAAGGCATGTGTGACTACCCATGCGCTGGCTGGCAGTGACTGCAGCTGAAACAGCGGGTAGGCGTCTCTACTTCTGGGCAGTAAGGaggctctttttctttcctttttataaaagttTCAATCTTTCGGCTGCaaggcacgtgagatcttagtttcctgaccagggatcaaacccacaccctctgcattggaagcatggagtcttaaccaccagggaagttcctatggAGGCTCTTTTTCTCTCCCGCTCAGCTACCATCTCCGACAAAACTTACGTCACAATTGGCTCGGCCCCCATTACCGCATCTCTGCTCTCTCAGGGTCTATAAGAAAAGCAAAGAGCATCCTCCGTCAGGTAAGGCTCTCCCCAAGCCCCGCCCCCTGCCAGAGGCCCTGAAGAAAGGGAGCCCAGGCTTCTCCCATGTACCAAGTGCTTGAACTCTGCTGAGAGGCTGCCATTGTTAGACTCTTCCATGTTCATCACTTTCGTGTTTGTGCCCAGAATGTTAAATTTCCGGGACCTGAATCACAGGAGGAAAAGACCAACCACGTATGTGACCGAATGGCCAGGGACAAAGTTAGATTATACAGAACAGAAGGAAGCCTGTATGCTGAACTTACCCTCTGAGAGCTGCAACATCCCCGGAGTCTCTGTTAAGAACATAAGCCAGCATTAATAAAACAGGCCCTGAGTCTCTTTGAAAGTCCACGTTGAACACCTATCATTTACTCGGATGGAAAAACTGCTGTTCTCCTGGGGATTTCTGTCGAGGACTCAATTACATGGTGTATGTGAAACCTAACATCCCTGTACATGCTCAAATAGAAGACACAGCTGGTTCCCCACCCAAGCTCTACTCCCCTCTTCCTAACAGAACCTTGACTCCATCAAGTATCTTTCCCATCCCCACTTCCAGGGAATCCTGCTCACTAAGCCCACAGAACCGAGCATGTGCACAGTGTTGGTCCAGGAGTGAGGCCAGGACCCACACTGTCTCAATCAGACGGGGAAGGAATTCTCCCTCAGGCTAGATTTACATTCTGTAGCTTCAGCTGCACATCAGCAAGGAGACACGTAGCCTTTACTACAAGCAACCATGCTGCAACCCAGAAGGAACCCTAGAATGCCTGTGCTTCTTATGGTGGCAGAGAAGAGAGACGGAAAGTTCTGGATCCTTGGTGACAGGAATTGAGTCACTGATCTCACCACCTGGAACTTGTTCTAACTTTGCATTTCCAGTTATACTGGGTTGCAAATTTCCTTATTACTGAAGCCACCCTGGGGTTTCTGTAAAGGTCTACTGTTACCTGCAACTCAGAGTATCCCATCGATATAGCTGGAAATATTCTTCCCAGCATGTTCCTTGTCTTTTAACTATGTTTTTGAGTATTTCGTTTTTTACATAGGcaccatttctgtgttttctttttaatattattttagtaCTGTTTTAGAAGTCCTTCTCCATTGCTATATATCCACATATGCTTTCAGAATTAATAATATCTACTACTTGTTAGATAGTGCATTCCATGGGAGTTTATAGATTAAAATGGACCAACTTTTAAACCATTTAGAAGATATCTTTCCATACATTACATTTTATGTCTTTTGGGGGCCACTTGGCTTGTGGGACTTTAGTggcccaaccaaggactgaacctggggccTCAGCAGTaaaagcttggagtcttaaccactagaccacgagGGAACCTCCCATATATCACATTTTAGAACTTAAATCAAGCCCCCGTTATCAGAAAGTTTTCCCTCATGTGTagcctatatttatttattttatattatttatttgtattacaGCTTTGATGTATAATTGATGAATAATAAACTGTATATGTAAAATGCACAAGCTGATGAGGTCTGATAGATGTCACACACCTGCGACACCAGCCCAATCAAGGGACTGAATGTATTCAGCAATCCCTCATCCCCAAGTTTCCCACCTCCCTTATGCAACCCATTCCCCAGGCCCTCACTCCACCCATCCCTGTCTCTAGACAACCAATGATCTGCTTCCGGTCATGACAGATTTACTTACActtctagaattttatttaattactcTTTTTTCTCGGTTTGGCTTCTCCCTCTGGGtatatttattttgagatttatctgcatattacatattttgatactctatttctttttgttggtgAGTAGTATTTCCCTTGCATGGATATACCACGAACTCATAGACACCCATCTATCAGTGAAGACTCCTGTACCACCCTTTGTGTGGACATACACTTTCAGTTCTCTTGGATGAACACCTAGGAGTGGAGTGGTTGGGCTGTAGGATAGGGGCAAGTTTAACTTTTcaggaaactgccaaactgttctcTAAAAGTGGTTGCCATTCTACTGCCATTACATGACAcatttgcttattcatttaaaaaatcttaattaattaacttatttacttatttattgcctgtgctgggtctttgttgctgtgctcaggctttctgtagttgcggtgagcagggactactctcgagttgtagctcacaggcttagttgcccctcagcatgtggaatcttcccagaccagggatcaaacctgtgtcccctgcactggaaggcagattcttaacccctggaccaccagggaagtccttgcctATGCTTTTAAGATACATCTAGAATTTATTCTGATGGTCAGTTTTTTTTAGTGAGAAGGTGATTTTTTATGCTAATTCATGGTTAAAGTCATTAatttttgcttattcatttataAAACCTACCACCTTCCTCAAGTCCCTGGCTGCATAACTATTTTCTAGTTCATTCTCATGGAATTTCCAGATGAATAATTATATCACctacattttctctttcctaatgTCTTCAGAGGGTaagtgcattttaattttttaaaaggtactgTCAAATTTGGAAGAGGATTCCATTATGTGGTAAAGTGTGGAACAACAACTAAAATCAATTTTTCCATATATTCTCAATTTTACATAATAGGCACAAGTTACATTTataagtgaaaaaacaaagaaagagggaCTTGAGGTCACAATGGCAATCACAACTCAAATCGCTACCGCCAGCTTCGTGGTTTTGTTCAGGCACGTAAATGACAATGTACAGCAAGGCttttgaaaacttgaaaaaaaaacccGAAGATCTCTGAATATAGATAAAGCCTCTAAGTTCACATGATGTCTATCAAAGTTCTCGTTTCTCTGTCCCTCatttgaagaaaaggaagaaaaaaaggagcTAAGATAAAGAGTACTTACTTGTCAATGCACACTTTAATTTTAAGTTGATAATTTAGCTCAGGGAATTTAACCAGCAatctatgtcaaaaaaaaaaaaaaaaagaggaaaaaagtttcagagcaaaggaaaaaaaatccagttttaaAAAACAGCCACTAGGTTCCCCCAGCAACTTCTAGTTGAATCTAAAATTCATAACTCTTCAATTCTAAAGAGATGAATCATAATCCCAAATTTTTCTTCCTGCCAGTGCTTCCTTTCATTTTAAGCCAAGCATCACCCCCTTCAGGCCAAaagggactgaaaaaaaaaagcctaagaaCTAAGAACTTGGACAAAGTTATGAGAGACACACAAAAGGATAATGAAAGCCATATCATGAAAAACATTACAGGAATACATGCTCTGAAATCGGTATTCTTTCTATTAGACCGGAAACCCAACAGCGTACTACCTTTCTGAGGAGGGAAATTTCACTGCAGAAGGGCAAACCCCAGCTTACCTGTTCTGACTTGAATGTGAAAGTAATTCTCTACCTGCAGGTCCCCCACCCACCGGCCCTGTGACCTCTTAGTGTCTACTATCACTAAGCTTTACTCTTCCCCTTCAAATGCTCAGGAAAAAGTAGGCTCAAAGAATAGAAGATAACTGGCATTATTCTGCTCCTTTCGAATGGTACATGGAGATGCTATGACCTAAGACATTAGGCCTGGAATCAGGAATACAGTGCAACCGAATCATAGGAATATATCCAGGTAACCTCAGAGAGATTCCTGTTCTTTAGCGT encodes:
- the STAT3 gene encoding signal transducer and activator of transcription 3 isoform X8 codes for the protein MRSPIFPIVTPDSSRMAQWNQLQQLDTRYLEQLHQLYSDSFPMELRQFLAPWIESQDWAYAASKESHATLVFHNLLGEIDQQYSRFLQESNVLYQHNLRRIKQFLQSRYLEKPMEIARIVARCLWEESRLLQTAATAAQQGGQANHPTAAVVTEKQQMLEQHLQDVRKRVQDLEQKMKVVENLQDDFDFNYKTLKSQGDMQDLNGNNQSVTRQKMQQLEQMLTALDQMRRSIVSELAGLLSAMEYVQKTLTDEELADWKRRQQIACIGGPPNICLDRLENWITSLAESQLQTRQQIKKLEELQQKVSYKGDPIVQHRPMLEERIVELFRNLMKSAFVVERQPCMPMHPDRPLVIKTGVQFTTKVRLLVKFPELNYQLKIKVCIDKDSGDVAALRGSRKFNILGTNTKVMNMEESNNGSLSAEFKHLTLREQRCGNGGRANCDASLIVTEELHLITFETEVYHQGLKIDLETHSLPVVVISNICQMPNAWASILWYNMLTNNPKNVNFFTKPPIGTWDQVAEVLSWQFSSTTKRGLSIEQLTTLAEKLLGPGVNYSGCQITWAKFCKENMAGKGFSFWVWLDNIIDLVKKYILALWNEGYIMGFISKERERAILSTKPPGTFLLRFSESSKEGGVTFTWVEKDISAHQASLSITNSWSSLKLMSIESLNSFSRSQLNISTAPDDWAEYSGSRTLGKTQIQSVEPYTKQQLNNMSFAEIIMGYKIMDATNILVSPLVYLYPDIPKEEAFGKYCRPESQEHPEADPGAAPYLKTKFICVTPFIDAVWK
- the STAT3 gene encoding signal transducer and activator of transcription 3 isoform X2 encodes the protein MAQWNQLQQLDTRYLEQLHQLYSDSFPMELRQFLAPWIESQDWAYAASKESHATLVFHNLLGEIDQQYSRFLQESNVLYQHNLRRIKQFLQSRYLEKPMEIARIVARCLWEESRLLQTAATAAQQGGQANHPTAAVVTEKQQMLEQHLQDVRKRVQDLEQKMKVVENLQDDFDFNYKTLKSQGDMQDLNGNNQSVTRQKMQQLEQMLTALDQMRRSIVSELAGLLSAMEYVQKTLTDEELADWKRRQQIACIGGPPNICLDRLENWITSLAESQLQTRQQIKKLEELQQKVSYKGDPIVQHRPMLEERIVELFRNLMKSAFVVERQPCMPMHPDRPLVIKTGVQFTTKVRLLVKFPELNYQLKIKVCIDKDSGDVAALRGSRKFNILGTNTKVMNMEESNNGSLSAEFKHLTLREQRCGNGGRANCDASLIVTEELHLITFETEVYHQGLKIDLETHSLPVVVISNICQMPNAWASILWYNMLTNNPKNVNFFTKPPIGTWDQVAEVLSWQFSSTTKRGLSIEQLTTLAEKLLGPGVNYSGCQITWAKFCKENMAGKGFSFWVWLDNIIDLVKKYILALWNEGYIMGFISKERERAILSTKPPGTFLLRFSESSKEGGVTFTWVEKDISAHQASLSITNSWSSLKLMSIESVRPSSHLILCHPLLLLLLPPIPPSIRVFSNESTLRMRWPEYWSFSFSIIPSKEHPGLISFRMDWLDLLAVQGTLKSLLQHHSSKASILRCPAFFTVQLSHPYMTTGKTIALTRRTLVGKVISLLLNMLSRLFITFLPGSKRLLISWLQSPSAVILKPPKIKSDPVSTVAPSVSHEVMGPDAMIFVF
- the STAT3 gene encoding signal transducer and activator of transcription 3 isoform X1, yielding MRSPIFPIVTPDSSRMAQWNQLQQLDTRYLEQLHQLYSDSFPMELRQFLAPWIESQDWAYAASKESHATLVFHNLLGEIDQQYSRFLQESNVLYQHNLRRIKQFLQSRYLEKPMEIARIVARCLWEESRLLQTAATAAQQGGQANHPTAAVVTEKQQMLEQHLQDVRKRVQDLEQKMKVVENLQDDFDFNYKTLKSQGDMQDLNGNNQSVTRQKMQQLEQMLTALDQMRRSIVSELAGLLSAMEYVQKTLTDEELADWKRRQQIACIGGPPNICLDRLENWITSLAESQLQTRQQIKKLEELQQKVSYKGDPIVQHRPMLEERIVELFRNLMKSAFVVERQPCMPMHPDRPLVIKTGVQFTTKVRLLVKFPELNYQLKIKVCIDKDSGDVAALRGSRKFNILGTNTKVMNMEESNNGSLSAEFKHLTLREQRCGNGGRANCDASLIVTEELHLITFETEVYHQGLKIDLETHSLPVVVISNICQMPNAWASILWYNMLTNNPKNVNFFTKPPIGTWDQVAEVLSWQFSSTTKRGLSIEQLTTLAEKLLGPGVNYSGCQITWAKFCKENMAGKGFSFWVWLDNIIDLVKKYILALWNEGYIMGFISKERERAILSTKPPGTFLLRFSESSKEGGVTFTWVEKDISAHQASLSITNSWSSLKLMSIESVRPSSHLILCHPLLLLLLPPIPPSIRVFSNESTLRMRWPEYWSFSFSIIPSKEHPGLISFRMDWLDLLAVQGTLKSLLQHHSSKASILRCPAFFTVQLSHPYMTTGKTIALTRRTLVGKVISLLLNMLSRLFITFLPGSKRLLISWLQSPSAVILKPPKIKSDPVSTVAPSVSHEVMGPDAMIFVF
- the STAT3 gene encoding signal transducer and activator of transcription 3 isoform X6, with translation MRSPIFPIVTPDSSRMAQWNQLQQLDTRYLEQLHQLYSDSFPMELRQFLAPWIESQDWAYAASKESHATLVFHNLLGEIDQQYSRFLQESNVLYQHNLRRIKQFLQSRYLEKPMEIARIVARCLWEESRLLQTAATAAQQGGQANHPTAAVVTEKQQMLEQHLQDVRKRVQDLEQKMKVVENLQDDFDFNYKTLKSQGDMQDLNGNNQSVTRQKMQQLEQMLTALDQMRRSIVSELAGLLSAMEYVQKTLTDEELADWKRRQQIACIGGPPNICLDRLENWITSLAESQLQTRQQIKKLEELQQKVSYKGDPIVQHRPMLEERIVELFRNLMKSAFVVERQPCMPMHPDRPLVIKTGVQFTTKVRLLVKFPELNYQLKIKVCIDKDSGDVAALRGSRKFNILGTNTKVMNMEESNNGSLSAEFKHLTLREQRCGNGGRANCDASLIVTEELHLITFETEVYHQGLKIDLETHSLPVVVISNICQMPNAWASILWYNMLTNNPKNVNFFTKPPIGTWDQVAEVLSWQFSSTTKRGLSIEQLTTLAEKLLGPGVNYSGCQITWAKFCKENMAGKGFSFWVWLDNIIDLVKKYILALWNEGYIMGFISKERERAILSTKPPGTFLLRFSESSKEGGVTFTWVEKDISAHQASLSITNSWSSLKLMSIESLNSFSRSQLNISTAPDDWAEYSGSRTLGKTQIQSVEPYTKQQLNNMSFAEIIMGYKIMDATNILVSPLVYLYPDIPKEEAFGKYCRPESQEHPEADPGSAAPYLKTKFICVTPFIDAVWK